From the Chloroflexota bacterium genome, one window contains:
- the mqnC gene encoding dehypoxanthine futalosine cyclase: MNTNGTRTDEILAKVFDGERISYEEGLYLYEHADLLALGEAANARRQQINPGDRVTYLIDRNINYTNVCVTDCQFCNFYAPKSNHPRAYVNSKEILGHKIREALTLGATRILMQGGHNPDLPFEYYTDLVGWINQTFPEIEIDAFSPSEIEFMSEISGKSWLEVLTELKAAGLRGLPGGGGEILDDEIRNRVSPKKIKTGNWLGIMEVAHSLDLTTTATMVIGFREEPRHRLNHFQRLREAQDKALAKGSRGFNAFISWPVQIEGTPLGRSKFRAEYGATPNEYLRHTALARIFLDNIPHLAASWPTMGAKVGQVALHFGCDDMGSTMIEENVVSSAGAITKVSPMMTVAEFHRQIRAAGFYPAQRDSSYNILREYRDPADDNGAVPPDALAAMPDFIPLPLLGGDGKEPMAA; the protein is encoded by the coding sequence ATGAACACGAACGGAACCCGCACTGACGAAATTCTCGCCAAAGTTTTCGATGGCGAACGCATCAGCTACGAAGAAGGTTTATATCTTTATGAACACGCCGACCTGCTCGCCCTCGGCGAGGCCGCCAACGCCCGCCGCCAGCAGATCAACCCCGGCGACCGCGTGACGTACCTCATTGACCGCAACATCAATTACACCAACGTCTGCGTCACCGACTGCCAGTTCTGCAACTTCTACGCGCCCAAGTCCAACCACCCCAGGGCCTACGTCAACTCTAAAGAGATTCTCGGCCACAAAATTCGCGAGGCGCTCACGCTCGGCGCGACGCGCATTCTCATGCAAGGCGGCCACAACCCCGACCTGCCGTTTGAGTATTACACCGACCTGGTCGGTTGGATTAACCAGACTTTCCCTGAGATAGAGATTGACGCCTTCTCGCCCTCGGAAATTGAATTCATGAGCGAAATTTCCGGCAAGAGCTGGCTGGAAGTGTTGACCGAACTCAAGGCCGCCGGCCTGCGCGGCCTGCCCGGCGGCGGCGGCGAAATCCTCGACGACGAAATTCGCAACCGGGTCAGCCCCAAGAAGATCAAAACCGGCAACTGGCTGGGGATCATGGAAGTGGCCCACTCACTCGACCTGACGACGACAGCCACGATGGTCATTGGCTTCCGCGAAGAACCACGCCACCGGCTGAATCACTTTCAGCGCCTGCGCGAGGCGCAGGATAAGGCGCTGGCCAAAGGCTCACGCGGCTTCAACGCCTTCATCTCGTGGCCCGTTCAAATCGAAGGCACGCCGCTGGGCCGGAGCAAATTCCGCGCCGAGTATGGGGCGACACCCAACGAATACTTGCGCCACACCGCCCTCGCCCGCATCTTCCTCGACAACATTCCGCACCTGGCCGCCTCGTGGCCGACGATGGGCGCAAAGGTGGGGCAGGTGGCCCTGCATTTCGGTTGCGATGATATGGGTTCGACGATGATCGAAGAGAATGTGGTCTCGTCGGCGGGCGCGATCACCAAAGTCAGCCCGATGATGACCGTCGCCGAATTTCACCGCCAGATTCGGGCCGCCGGATTCTACCCGGCCCAGCGCGACTCCAGCTACAACATTCTGCGCGAATACCGCGACCCGGCAGACGACAACGGCGCTGTTCCGCCCGATGCCCTCGCCGCCATGCCCGACTTCATCCCGCTCCCCCTCC
- a CDS encoding menaquinone biosynthesis protein, with translation MLTIGLIDYLNTQPFQYSLAKRLTGKDVRFARGVPTTLNRALAAGEVDLAPISAIEAARHAEDVVILPGLSIASIGAVKTVLLFSWKPDPLELAGQPIALTDHSATSVALLKLLFRERYEADADWRVRPQNLAAMMNECQAALVIGDTALMEGNQHRMLITPSGETARPYVFDLGDEWLKHTGLPFVFALWAARRAALPELLTLDIPQALHDSTGDGLAAIDTLATAYAPRLGLPVGVCARYLRDLRYSLTDWDLQGLNTYLDSALGKDRPPLEFLEIIGTQINADGHR, from the coding sequence ATGCTCACTATTGGTCTCATTGATTACCTCAACACCCAGCCCTTTCAGTATTCACTGGCGAAACGGCTGACGGGGAAGGATGTCCGCTTTGCGCGGGGGGTGCCGACGACTCTCAACCGGGCGCTGGCCGCCGGGGAAGTTGATCTGGCGCCCATCTCGGCCATCGAGGCTGCCCGCCACGCCGAAGACGTGGTCATCCTCCCCGGCCTCAGCATCGCCTCCATTGGCGCGGTCAAAACCGTTTTGCTGTTCTCGTGGAAGCCCGACCCGCTTGAACTCGCCGGTCAGCCAATTGCCCTCACCGATCACTCGGCCACCAGCGTGGCCCTGCTCAAACTGCTGTTCCGCGAACGCTACGAGGCCGACGCCGACTGGCGGGTGCGCCCGCAAAACCTGGCGGCGATGATGAACGAATGCCAGGCGGCGCTGGTCATCGGCGACACGGCGCTGATGGAAGGCAACCAGCATCGCATGTTGATCACGCCCTCCGGCGAAACCGCCCGGCCTTACGTTTTTGATCTGGGCGACGAGTGGCTCAAGCACACCGGCCTGCCCTTTGTGTTCGCGCTGTGGGCCGCCCGACGCGCCGCCCTACCGGAACTGCTAACCCTCGACATTCCACAAGCCTTGCACGACTCGACCGGCGACGGTTTAGCCGCCATTGATACCTTGGCCACCGCCTACGCCCCGCGCCTCGGCCTGCCGGTCGGCGTGTGCGCCCGCTACCTGCGCGACCTGCGCTACAGCCTCACCGACTGGGACTTGCAGGGCCTCAACACCTACCTCGACTCGGCTCTCGGCAAAGACCGCCCGCCGCTCGAATTTCTCGAAATAATTGGGACGCAGATAAACGCTGATGGACACAGATAA
- the mqnE gene encoding aminofutalosine synthase MqnE gives MTIAIQTKRPLADIEEKIVEGERLSFEDGLRLFESNDLLTVGRLADTVRRRKSGDVVYFNKNRHINPTNVCAFHCNFCSFARNSDKEPGAYTWMPEQIVEHIRPTVDEGITEFHIVGGLHPTLGFEYYEDVLRALKREYPKVHLKAFTAVEIDFFRELTGLTNEEVLKRLIAAGLDSMPGGGAEIFHWDVRRKICPEKADAETWLAIHDTAHRLGLHTNATMLYGHVEKYEHRVDHMIRLREQQDKSGGFQTFIPLAFHPEENNLGKKVHRQWTTGVDDLKTLSIARLLLDNFPHIKAYWIMLTPELAQVALSFGADDLDGTVIEEKIYHDAGAKTSQAMDKNELMRFIRAAGYRPVERDTLYNIVNTYEN, from the coding sequence ATGACAATTGCGATTCAAACCAAGCGTCCCCTGGCGGACATTGAAGAAAAAATAGTCGAAGGCGAGCGCCTCTCTTTTGAAGACGGCCTGCGCCTGTTCGAGTCGAACGACCTGCTCACGGTGGGGCGGCTGGCCGACACCGTGCGCCGCCGCAAAAGCGGCGACGTGGTCTACTTCAACAAGAACCGCCACATCAACCCTACCAACGTCTGCGCCTTCCACTGCAACTTCTGTTCGTTCGCCCGCAACTCGGACAAAGAGCCGGGCGCTTACACCTGGATGCCGGAGCAGATCGTCGAGCACATTCGCCCGACGGTAGACGAAGGCATCACCGAATTTCACATCGTCGGCGGCCTGCATCCCACCCTCGGCTTCGAGTATTACGAAGACGTTCTGCGCGCCCTCAAGCGCGAGTATCCAAAAGTGCATCTCAAAGCCTTCACTGCCGTCGAGATTGATTTCTTCCGCGAGCTGACCGGCCTGACGAATGAAGAAGTGCTGAAGCGGTTGATCGCCGCCGGCCTGGACTCGATGCCCGGCGGCGGGGCCGAAATTTTTCACTGGGACGTGCGCCGCAAAATTTGCCCGGAGAAGGCGGACGCCGAAACGTGGCTGGCGATTCACGACACGGCTCATCGCCTCGGCCTGCACACCAACGCCACCATGCTCTACGGCCACGTCGAAAAATATGAGCACCGGGTGGATCACATGATCCGCCTGCGCGAACAGCAGGACAAGTCCGGCGGCTTCCAGACCTTCATCCCGCTGGCTTTTCATCCCGAAGAAAACAATCTCGGCAAGAAAGTTCACCGCCAGTGGACGACCGGCGTGGACGATCTCAAGACGCTCTCCATTGCTCGCCTCCTGCTCGACAACTTCCCGCACATCAAGGCCTACTGGATCATGCTCACGCCCGAACTGGCGCAGGTGGCCCTCTCGTTCGGCGCGGACGATCTTGACGGCACGGTGATCGAAGAGAAGATTTACCACGACGCCGGGGCCAAAACGTCGCAGGCTATGGACAAGAACGAACTCATGCGCTTCATCCGCGCCGCCGGCTACCGGCCCGTTGAACGCGACACGCTCTATAACATCGTCAACACCTATGAAAACTAA
- a CDS encoding UbiA family prenyltransferase yields the protein MIKFEHTVFALPFAYLGLLLAAGGWPGWWKLIWITVAMAAARTAGMSLNRLIDRHIDARNPRTANRPIQSGKISSPAVAVGAVISLVVLAVSAWLLNPVAFYLFPGALVFLVGYAYAKRFTWLSHFILGFTDGLAPAGAWVAITGTFWLASDIPAWLLLAALTVWIGGFDLIYACQDVEFDQREGLHSIPARFGIAFALRLAQVCHALTVILLGAVGAWFGLGWPFWVGLAAIAALFVWEHSLVKPNDLSKVDLAFFNVNGYISLTIFAATMVAVLAAG from the coding sequence ATGATCAAGTTCGAGCACACGGTCTTTGCCTTGCCGTTTGCGTATTTAGGTTTGTTGCTCGCGGCAGGCGGCTGGCCGGGCTGGTGGAAGTTGATCTGGATCACAGTGGCGATGGCGGCGGCGCGCACGGCAGGCATGAGCCTCAATCGGCTGATTGACCGCCACATTGACGCCCGCAACCCGCGCACGGCCAACCGGCCCATTCAGTCGGGGAAGATTTCGTCGCCGGCGGTGGCGGTGGGGGCTGTCATTTCGCTGGTAGTGTTGGCCGTCTCAGCCTGGCTGTTGAACCCGGTGGCGTTCTATTTGTTTCCGGGCGCGCTCGTTTTTCTGGTCGGCTATGCGTACGCCAAACGTTTCACCTGGCTCTCCCATTTCATCCTCGGCTTCACCGACGGACTGGCCCCGGCGGGCGCGTGGGTGGCCATCACTGGCACGTTCTGGTTGGCCTCAGATATTCCGGCGTGGCTGTTGTTGGCCGCGCTCACCGTTTGGATCGGCGGCTTCGATTTGATCTACGCCTGCCAGGACGTGGAGTTCGATCAGCGCGAAGGTCTGCATTCGATCCCGGCCCGGTTTGGGATCGCCTTTGCATTGAGGCTGGCGCAAGTTTGCCACGCGCTCACGGTGATTTTGCTCGGCGCGGTCGGGGCCTGGTTCGGGCTGGGCTGGCCGTTCTGGGTCGGGCTGGCGGCCATTGCCGCGTTGTTCGTCTGGGAGCATTCACTCGTCAAGCCAAACGATCTGTCAAAAGTAGACCTGGCGTTTTTCAACGTCAACGGTTATATCAGTTTGACGATTTTTGCGGCGACGATGGTCGCAGTGTTGGCGGCGGGATAA